One Candidatus Zixiibacteriota bacterium DNA window includes the following coding sequences:
- a CDS encoding SRPBCC family protein, giving the protein MPPKKAAERAISDGTVKSATGKSLKQWYAILDKFGADKKGHTAGAAYLHNSHDLSGWWSQMVTVRYEQDRGLRAVGQRMNGRYEVSIQRTIAAAQKQAYAAFTDPKLLSKWFTTKARIDLRPGGRYSNSDGDQGEYRTVTPPRRVRFTWENEKHCPGSLVEATFTPSGKGKVAVRIQHTKLPDAKGRDDMRMGWSWTLDSLKSFLETGRPIQFEEWKKTWK; this is encoded by the coding sequence ATGCCCCCCAAAAAAGCCGCTGAACGAGCGATCAGCGATGGCACTGTCAAGAGCGCGACCGGAAAGTCGCTGAAACAGTGGTATGCCATCCTCGACAAGTTTGGGGCTGACAAGAAAGGCCACACCGCCGGGGCCGCGTATCTCCACAACAGCCATGACCTCTCCGGCTGGTGGTCGCAGATGGTCACGGTTCGTTACGAGCAGGATCGCGGTTTACGCGCGGTCGGCCAGCGCATGAACGGCCGGTACGAAGTCAGCATCCAACGCACCATCGCGGCAGCGCAGAAACAGGCGTATGCCGCATTCACCGATCCGAAACTCCTGTCGAAGTGGTTTACGACCAAAGCCAGGATCGATCTGCGTCCCGGCGGCCGGTATTCCAACAGCGACGGGGACCAGGGCGAGTACCGCACGGTCACTCCGCCCAGGCGCGTGCGGTTTACATGGGAGAATGAAAAACACTGCCCCGGCAGTCTGGTCGAGGCGACCTTCACGCCATCGGGAAAAGGAAAGGTGGCGGTGCGTATCCAGCACACGAAGCTGCCGGACGCCAAGGGGCGCGATGATATGCGCATGGGCTGGAGCTGGACGCTCGATTCGCTGAAATCGTTTTTGGAGACCGGCCGGCCGATCCAGTTCGAGGAGTGGAAGAAGACGTGGAAGTGA
- a CDS encoding sigma-54 dependent transcriptional regulator, giving the protein MAKLRILVVDDEKPGREMIAGALEDAGYTVTAAESAEAALAVATRTYFEIAVLDIKMPGRSGLEILPELLAANPELQVIMLSAVWSFESAMEAMKKGAFDFLKKPADLDELLATMARAGERHWLLAENRYLKEKLEEPFADENIIIKSPALREVFSTVARAAEADTTVLLRGESGVGKEVVARTLHTASLRSSGRFIAVNCAALPETLLEAELFGSEKGAYTGSNVRRIGRFELASGGTLFLDEIGDVPPLVQAKLLRVLEQKTFERLGGTESIKSDCRIVAATNQDLEEMVKDGGFREDLYYRLNVIQIVIPPLRQRREDILPLVELFIRRSGAQRARPVAGITPAAKDLLMSYSWPGNVRELHNAIQRACVMARGDALDVNDFPSHVRGSDAAADTASLGAAPTLPLAEVERRHILGALEHHNWVLSQAAATLGIHRNTLRLKMNEYGISKPA; this is encoded by the coding sequence ATGGCCAAACTGCGGATTCTGGTTGTCGACGACGAGAAGCCCGGCCGGGAAATGATCGCCGGAGCACTGGAGGATGCCGGGTATACCGTGACTGCCGCCGAATCGGCGGAGGCGGCGCTGGCAGTCGCGACCAGGACATATTTCGAGATCGCAGTGCTCGATATCAAAATGCCGGGACGGTCGGGCCTGGAAATTCTGCCCGAACTGTTGGCGGCCAATCCGGAGCTGCAGGTCATCATGCTCTCGGCGGTGTGGAGTTTCGAGAGCGCCATGGAGGCAATGAAGAAGGGGGCATTCGACTTCCTCAAAAAACCCGCCGATCTCGACGAATTGTTGGCGACGATGGCGCGCGCCGGTGAGCGGCACTGGCTGTTGGCGGAGAATCGGTACCTGAAGGAGAAACTCGAAGAGCCGTTCGCCGATGAGAACATCATCATCAAGTCACCCGCGTTGCGTGAAGTCTTCTCGACCGTCGCCCGCGCGGCCGAAGCGGATACGACCGTGCTCTTACGCGGCGAGTCGGGAGTCGGCAAAGAGGTGGTCGCGCGGACTCTGCATACAGCGTCGCTGCGATCATCGGGACGGTTCATCGCAGTCAATTGCGCCGCGCTGCCGGAGACATTATTAGAAGCCGAACTGTTCGGGTCTGAAAAGGGCGCCTACACCGGCTCCAATGTCCGTCGCATCGGCCGCTTCGAGCTGGCTTCGGGCGGGACCCTCTTTCTCGATGAGATCGGCGATGTTCCCCCGCTCGTACAGGCCAAGCTGCTGCGCGTGCTGGAACAGAAGACATTCGAGCGACTGGGCGGGACCGAATCGATCAAGTCCGACTGCCGGATCGTCGCCGCGACGAATCAGGATTTGGAGGAGATGGTCAAAGATGGAGGGTTTCGCGAAGACCTGTACTATCGGCTGAATGTCATTCAGATCGTGATCCCGCCGTTGCGTCAACGCCGCGAGGACATCCTCCCGTTGGTCGAGCTGTTCATCAGGCGATCCGGCGCGCAGCGGGCGCGTCCCGTGGCAGGGATCACTCCGGCCGCCAAAGACCTGCTGATGTCGTACAGTTGGCCGGGAAACGTCCGCGAACTGCACAATGCCATCCAGCGCGCCTGTGTCATGGCGCGGGGCGATGCGCTCGATGTCAACGATTTCCCCTCGCATGTGCGCGGCTCCGATGCCGCAGCAGACACCGCCTCACTGGGCGCGGCGCCGACATTGCCGCTGGCCGAGGTCGAACGCCGGCACATCCTGGGCGCTCTCGAGCATCACAATTGGGTGCTCTCACAGGCGGCGGCCACGCTCGGCATCCACCGCAACACGCTGCGCCTCAAGATGAACGAGTACGGAATCAGCAAGCCGGCGTGA